One genomic region from Streptomyces sp. Li-HN-5-11 encodes:
- a CDS encoding VOC family protein, translated as MSSIKRFQVTFDCAEPERVARFWCEALGYVVPPPPEGFATWDDFDRSLPPERQGSAFACSDPSGVGPRLYFQRVPEGKVVKNRVHLDVRVGTGLVGEERLATLEAECARLVALGATRVRLLPADDDNESCIVMQDIEGNEFCLD; from the coding sequence ATGTCATCGATCAAGCGCTTCCAGGTCACCTTCGACTGCGCGGAACCTGAGCGCGTCGCTCGCTTCTGGTGCGAGGCGCTGGGGTACGTCGTACCGCCGCCACCGGAGGGGTTTGCCACGTGGGACGACTTCGATCGCTCGCTGCCGCCCGAGCGGCAGGGTTCGGCGTTCGCCTGCAGTGATCCCTCAGGCGTGGGCCCGCGACTGTACTTCCAGCGCGTCCCCGAAGGAAAGGTCGTCAAGAACCGGGTGCACCTCGACGTGCGAGTCGGCACCGGGCTCGTGGGTGAAGAGCGCCTCGCCACGCTCGAAGCCGAGTGCGCACGGCTGGTCGCGCTCGGCGCGACCCGCGTGCGACTGCTGCCTGCCGATGACGACAACGAGTCGTGCATCGTGATGCAGGACATCGAGGGCAACGAGTTCTGTCTCGACTGA
- a CDS encoding cytochrome P450 — protein MTATEVIDLVAMGEDFVRDPYPVYAALRERGPVHKVRIPEGAEAWLVVGYEAGRAALVDPRLSKQWKNASPAFPLSSPSAGPHMLNSDPPDHERLRKLVVREFTARRIEQLAPRVRRITDELLDAMLALPEGRADLVEALSFPLPISVICELLGVPMLDRAAFRAWTATVLTDPDPDARRAATGEVAAYLSELLERKRSAPGQDLMSALIRTTDEDGDRLSADELLGTAWLLLVAGHETTVNLISNGVLALLTHPDQLAALREDMTLMDNAVEEMLRYDGPVETPTFRFTTEPVEIGTTVIPGDGELVLVALADANHDPARFPDPGRFDVRRSAGGHVAFGHGIHYCLGAPLARLEARIAIGALLGGCPDLALDAHPAALTWRHGMLIRGPRQLPIRWTF, from the coding sequence ATGACGGCGACCGAGGTGATCGATCTGGTGGCGATGGGCGAGGACTTCGTCCGCGACCCGTACCCGGTTTACGCGGCGCTGCGCGAGAGAGGACCCGTGCACAAGGTGCGGATCCCGGAGGGTGCGGAGGCCTGGCTTGTCGTCGGATACGAGGCCGGCCGGGCCGCGCTCGTGGATCCGCGGTTGTCCAAGCAGTGGAAGAACGCCTCGCCCGCCTTTCCGCTCTCCAGTCCGTCCGCGGGGCCGCACATGCTCAACTCCGACCCACCGGACCATGAGCGGCTGCGCAAGCTGGTCGTCCGTGAGTTCACTGCGCGCCGGATCGAGCAGCTCGCGCCGCGCGTACGGCGGATCACCGACGAGTTGCTCGACGCGATGCTGGCGCTTCCGGAAGGACGGGCCGACCTGGTCGAGGCGCTCTCGTTCCCTCTGCCCATCTCGGTGATCTGTGAACTGCTCGGCGTCCCGATGCTGGACAGGGCCGCGTTCCGCGCCTGGACCGCCACGGTCCTCACCGACCCGGACCCGGATGCGCGGAGGGCGGCGACGGGTGAGGTGGCCGCGTATCTCTCCGAGTTGCTGGAGCGCAAGCGTTCGGCCCCGGGCCAGGACCTGATGAGCGCCCTGATCCGGACCACCGACGAGGACGGCGACCGGCTCTCCGCGGACGAACTGCTCGGTACCGCCTGGCTGCTGCTGGTCGCGGGACACGAGACCACGGTCAATCTGATCTCCAACGGTGTGTTGGCGCTGCTGACCCATCCCGACCAACTCGCCGCACTCCGCGAGGACATGACGCTCATGGACAACGCGGTGGAGGAGATGCTGCGCTACGACGGGCCGGTGGAGACGCCGACGTTCAGGTTCACCACCGAGCCCGTCGAGATCGGCACCACGGTCATCCCCGGGGATGGAGAGTTGGTTCTCGTCGCCCTGGCGGACGCGAACCACGACCCGGCACGCTTCCCCGACCCCGGCCGCTTCGACGTGCGGCGGTCCGCCGGCGGTCATGTCGCCTTCGGCCACGGCATCCACTACTGCCTCGGCGCGCCGCTCGCCCGCCTGGAGGCTCGTATCGCGATCGGTGCCCTGCTGGGGGGCTGCCCCGACCTCGCCCTCGACGCCCACCCGGCCGCCCTGACCTGGCGCCACGGCATGCTCATCCGCGGTCCGCGTCAGCTGCCGATCCGATGGACGTTTTGA
- a CDS encoding DUF2332 domain-containing protein, producing the protein MSATDERHAALHHLRNLFRFFARTQCEGRSPLYTRLSEAIAEDQVLLEPLLLAPPGQRRPSLLLASVNHLISDRRNHPLAAYYPIHGGSRPVDDEAPAAFRDFCIEHADELGELLTHRNTQTNEIRRCFALRLGLTRIARHWPGPLAVLEIGASAGLNLHFDTYAYRIGDREADAQDGSPVVLSTTARGGGPVDAMLGRLPPVTYRLGVDLDPVNLSTDPAAGPWLEAFIWPEQVAKLQTLRAAIQLARREPPPLARADAVRDTARLIAQVPGRMPVAVFTASLLSYLGAEGRARFVAQLAAAARERPVAWLFTEAPGLVARTDVTTPSLAGPLRDIGGIYAVGVSLRERNDRHDEVLALADPYLEWIAPARCGGDDFSWAADTGLHEPPRSAGG; encoded by the coding sequence GTGAGCGCGACGGACGAGCGGCACGCCGCACTGCACCACCTCCGTAACCTGTTCCGGTTCTTCGCCCGCACGCAGTGCGAGGGCCGTTCCCCGCTGTACACCCGCCTCAGTGAGGCGATCGCCGAGGACCAGGTGCTGCTCGAACCGCTGTTGCTGGCCCCGCCCGGCCAGCGTCGCCCCAGCCTGCTGCTCGCCTCGGTCAACCACCTGATCAGTGACCGGCGCAACCACCCGCTCGCCGCCTACTACCCCATCCACGGCGGCAGCCGGCCTGTCGACGACGAGGCGCCGGCCGCCTTCCGGGACTTCTGCATCGAACATGCCGACGAACTGGGAGAGTTGCTGACGCACCGCAACACACAGACCAACGAGATCCGCCGGTGCTTCGCCCTGCGGCTGGGCCTGACACGGATCGCACGCCACTGGCCGGGGCCGCTTGCCGTGCTGGAGATCGGCGCCAGCGCCGGGCTCAACCTGCACTTCGACACCTACGCCTACCGCATCGGCGACCGCGAGGCCGACGCGCAGGACGGCTCACCCGTGGTGCTGTCGACGACAGCACGCGGCGGTGGACCAGTGGACGCGATGCTCGGCCGACTGCCGCCGGTCACCTACCGGCTCGGCGTCGACCTGGACCCCGTCAACCTCTCCACCGACCCCGCGGCAGGGCCCTGGCTCGAGGCGTTCATCTGGCCCGAACAGGTCGCAAAGCTGCAGACGTTGCGGGCCGCGATCCAGCTGGCGCGGCGCGAGCCCCCACCGCTGGCGCGCGCGGACGCCGTCCGGGACACCGCGCGGCTGATCGCGCAGGTTCCCGGCCGGATGCCAGTAGCCGTGTTCACCGCCTCCCTGCTCAGCTATCTCGGCGCCGAGGGGCGGGCCAGGTTCGTCGCCCAACTGGCCGCCGCGGCCCGTGAACGCCCCGTGGCCTGGCTGTTCACCGAGGCACCCGGCCTGGTGGCCCGCACCGACGTGACGACGCCGTCGCTGGCCGGCCCGTTGCGCGACATCGGTGGGATCTACGCCGTCGGCGTCAGTCTCCGCGAGAGGAACGACCGCCACGACGAGGTGCTGGCCCTGGCCGACCCGTACCTGGAGTGGATCGCTCCCGCCCGCTGTGGCGGCGACGACTTCTCCTGGGCCGCCGACACAGGACTGCACGAACCACCCCGGTCCGCCGGCGGATGA
- a CDS encoding nuclear transport factor 2 family protein, with the protein MSDSPWPTPAKELAGYLRSYIQQMGLGSEDPGVVIDRYHTPDIEWYNDGTRLDRDRLVAHARPARKNAIALDVEVHDALVAGDRVAARYTLHSTMRKGRRLSNEMYLFGELAPDGRLRRVHSTSRDIPDQAGQGWSTDATQGQSTEATKG; encoded by the coding sequence ATGAGCGACAGTCCCTGGCCCACCCCCGCGAAGGAGCTCGCCGGGTATCTGAGGTCCTACATCCAACAGATGGGTCTGGGCAGCGAGGACCCCGGCGTGGTCATCGACCGTTATCACACACCGGACATCGAGTGGTACAACGACGGGACACGCCTGGACCGGGACCGGTTGGTCGCCCATGCGCGCCCTGCGCGGAAGAACGCGATCGCTCTCGACGTGGAGGTCCATGACGCCCTGGTGGCCGGCGACCGCGTCGCCGCCCGGTACACATTGCACTCCACCATGCGGAAAGGGCGCCGCTTGAGCAATGAGATGTACCTGTTCGGGGAGCTGGCTCCGGACGGACGGCTGCGCCGCGTCCACTCCACCAGCCGCGACATCCCGGACCAGGCCGGCCAGGGCTGGTCCACGGATGCCACCCAGGGCCAGTCCACCGAGGCAACCAAGGGGTGA